A window of the Banduia mediterranea genome harbors these coding sequences:
- a CDS encoding symmetrical bis(5'-nucleosyl)-tetraphosphatase, translating into MSTYAIGDLQACHDELQRLLETLRFDPAADRLWLAGDLVNRGPDSLKTLRFVRSLGDSVRAVLGNHDLHLLACAAGTETPDSKDTFQAVLDAPDRDELLHWLAACPLMLQDETLGWSMLHAGLAPQWTLPQALRLAREAQQTLQGPDAADFFRHMYGNEPSLWDERLEGHARSRFIVNCFTRLRYCRPDGSLALRAKAAPDAARTDLIPWFAMPGRASRGQRIVFGHWSTLGQVAWPEHQVWGLDSGCVWGGALTALALESGEITQLACEGYRRPGG; encoded by the coding sequence ATGAGCACCTACGCCATCGGCGATCTTCAGGCTTGTCACGACGAGCTGCAGAGACTGCTGGAAACACTGCGGTTCGACCCGGCCGCCGACCGCTTGTGGCTGGCCGGGGATCTGGTCAATCGCGGCCCCGATTCGCTCAAGACCCTGCGCTTCGTGCGCTCTTTGGGCGATTCCGTGCGCGCCGTGCTCGGCAATCACGATCTGCATCTGCTGGCCTGCGCGGCGGGCACCGAGACTCCAGACAGCAAGGACACGTTTCAGGCCGTGCTCGACGCACCCGACCGTGACGAGCTGCTGCACTGGCTCGCGGCCTGCCCCTTGATGCTGCAGGACGAAACCCTGGGCTGGTCGATGCTTCATGCCGGGCTGGCGCCGCAATGGACGCTGCCACAGGCGCTGCGTCTCGCGCGTGAGGCACAGCAGACGCTGCAGGGACCCGATGCTGCCGATTTCTTTCGGCACATGTACGGCAACGAGCCCTCGCTGTGGGACGAGCGCCTCGAAGGCCACGCGCGCAGCCGCTTCATCGTCAACTGCTTCACCCGGCTGCGCTATTGCCGGCCGGATGGCAGCCTGGCGCTACGCGCCAAGGCGGCGCCGGATGCCGCCCGGACCGACCTGATCCCGTGGTTCGCGATGCCGGGCCGCGCCAGCCGCGGGCAGCGCATCGTCTTCGGCCACTGGTCCACGCTGGGACAGGTGGCCTGGCCGGAACATCAGGTCTGGGGGCTCGACAGCGGCTGTGTCTGGGGCGGCGCGCTGACCGCGCTGGCGCTGGAAAGCGGCGAAATCACGCAATTGGCGTGTGAGGGCTATCGCAGGCCGGGCGGCTGA
- a CDS encoding Flp family type IVb pilin, translating to MLKQMKQFLRDEEGATAIEYGLIVGLIAVVLIAAFTLLGTDLGTLFTDVANKVPDVPT from the coding sequence ATGTTGAAGCAAATGAAGCAGTTTCTGCGGGACGAGGAAGGCGCCACCGCGATTGAATATGGTTTGATTGTCGGCCTGATTGCGGTTGTGCTGATCGCGGCCTTTACCTTGCTGGGCACCGACCTGGGCACTTTGTTCACTGATGTTGCCAATAAGGTGCCTGACGTTCCTACGTAA